From Cataglyphis hispanica isolate Lineage 1 chromosome 3, ULB_Chis1_1.0, whole genome shotgun sequence, a single genomic window includes:
- the LOC126848507 gene encoding PTB domain-containing engulfment adapter protein 1-like: protein MRNSTLLKWAQNSANNKNQPNKNGGTNRNWIHPPDALQKGHIAYLVKYLGSTEVDQPKGIDVVKEAICKLKFNQQLKKSEGTKTPKVELTISIDGVAIQEPKTKLTTKRIMHQYPLHRISYCADDKGEKKFFSFIAKEEDAERHTCFVFVSDKLAEEITLTIGQAFDLAYRRFLETSGKDLEAQRRCMVLQQKIKRLEHENNVYRQRLQDIAAIKGSTDVSAYLSQHNLPDILHVPGAPTDSPQVNGTISKTLLNTSSDSNGNTSNGPQQPPPVPPRSFEKSFDDDFMANEPVPTPSVGTKLEGLLMDEFEEDFNPRAYETAANGLANHMSNNNPLLNGQVSSGSSFFSQPNGTTSPPPLLAPPPKTKDSRRQNGVKEDLFGSIPFNPTPTLNIKNEFKDPFEMGEFGASTMTSNPSQQELENAIGLLDKRLLEMKDGFSRGLCIGTDDFSLESLDPLRN from the exons ATGAGGAACTCGACGTTACTGAAATGGGCGCAGAATTCGGCGAACAATAAAAATCAGCCGAACAAAAACGGAG GAACGAACAGGAACTGGATACACCCACCGGACGCGCTCCAAAAAGGACACATCGCCTACCTAGTCAAG tatttggGCAGCACAGAGGTAGATCAACCTAAAGGCATCGATGTCGTCAAGGAGGCGATTTGCAAGCTGAAATTTAATCAACAACTCAAGAAGAGTGAAGGCACGAAAACGCCAAAGGTCGAGCTTACCATTAGCATTGACGGCGTGGCGATACAGGAaccaaaaacaaaattgacgACCAAG cGAATTATGCATCAATATCCGTTACATAGAATTTCGTATTGCGCCGACGACAAAggagagaagaaatttttcagtTTCATTGCGAAGGAGGAGGATGCAGAAAGGCATACGTGCTTTGTTTTTGTCAGCGATAAATTAGCTGAGGAAATCACACTCACCATCGGTCAAGCCTTCGACTTGGCTTACAGGCGGTTCCTAGAAACGTCTGGTAAAGATCTGGAGGCGCAACGACGCTGCATGGTACtacagcaaaaaataaaacgactTGAACACGAAAACAATGTTTATCGGCAACGGTTGCAAGATATCGCAGCTATTAAAGGCTCG ACGGATGTGTCGGCGTATCTATCACAGCATAATCTGCCCGACATTCTTCACGTACCTGGAGCTCCGACAGACTCGCCGCAAGTCAATGGCACGATTAGCAAAACATTGCTAAACACGAGCAGCGACAGTAATGGAAATACGTCTAATGGACCCCAGCAACCACCGCCAGTTCCGCCGAGAAGTTTCGAGAAAAGTTTCGACGATGATTTCATGGC aaatgagCCAGTGCCTACGCCGTCGGTTGGTACGAAATTGGAAGGGCTGCTGATGGACGAATTTGAGGAAGATTTCAATCCAAGGGCTTACGAGACCGCTGCCAATGGTCTTGCCAATCATATGTCAAATAACAATCCGCTTCTTAATGGTCAAGTATCTTCCGGATCAAGCTTCTTCTCGCAACCTAATGGCACAACCAGTCCTCCGCCTCTAT tggCGCCACCACCAAAGACGAAAGATTCGAGACGTCAAAATGGAGTTAAAGAAGATCTGTTCGGTAGCATTCCTTTCAATCCCACGCCGACcctaaatataaagaatgaatTTAAGGATCCATTCGAAATGGGAGAATTCGGAGCTTCGACTATGACGTCAAATCCTAGCCAGCAGGAATTGGAAAATGCTATTGGGCTGTTAGATAAGAGGCTACTGGAGATGAAG GATGGTTTTAGTAGAGGGCTGTGCATTGGAACTGATGATTTTTCTTTGGAGAGCTTGGACCCGCTGCGAAATTAA